One Paenibacillus riograndensis SBR5 DNA segment encodes these proteins:
- a CDS encoding alpha-mannosidase: MTKKKTAHIVSHTHWDREWYLPYEKHHVRLVQLVDALLDKLDSSTAFRSFYLDGQTIILEDYLQVRPENKQRLEQHIRAGRILIGPWYILQDAFLTSGEANVRNMQIGHQDALKYGEPSKIGYFPDTFGLVGQTPQLMLQSGIRNAFFGRGVKPTGFNNTVSDGGYESSFSELIWEGPDGSRILGILFANWYSNGNEVPVDEAAAREFWDRKLADAEKYASTGELLFMNGCDHQPLQLDLPEAIATAQALYPGVEFVHSNFPDYLDALNAELEKGGESGTLELSSVTGELRSQRTDGWGTLVNTASARVYLKQMNQKGQALLEKAAEPLASIAGLAGKDYPHHLFTYAWKTLMQNHPHDSICGCSVDEVHREMVTRFDKSRHIAESIIEDSARFIAGAVDTSVFAGAAEAVPFVVMNTTGWSRTGTVSIELDAARLYLREGYGLEETSRRMQEFDLSGRVLLDDSGKALACTVEDLGLEFGYDLPDDKFRQPFMCRRVKLTFEAAEVPALGLRAYAWTTQQAAAAPAAPSLVSGGHVLENAAVRVEVAADGSFSLHHKQSGAVYRDLGIYENTGDIGNEYMYRQPDGELPLTTKGLDAAVAVLEDTPFRAAIEITHAWEIPASADARLNEEQRALVYYPERKAQRSTGTVILQLRTVISLEREGKGLHIESTINNTAKDHRVRMLFPTDLQTAVHHADSMFEIAKRDNEPAAEWQNPSNTQHQQSFVDVSTAEAGLTVANLGLNEYEVLRDGRNTIAVTLLRSVGELGDWGWFPTPEAQCLGEHTVQLMLIPHTGDGITSGAYAQAYQFQAPWTTFQTDIHSGTITSGYSPLSWKGTEAAFSSMKMNATTGDLLLRWYNMSGSQAQLDVQLGLPHEHLYRTGILEESTAPLPDSGDARHLLELGPCEIATFGIHLGA, from the coding sequence ATGACGAAGAAAAAAACCGCACATATCGTTTCCCACACCCACTGGGACCGGGAATGGTATTTGCCCTACGAGAAGCATCATGTCCGTCTGGTGCAGCTGGTGGATGCGTTACTCGATAAATTAGACAGCAGTACAGCCTTCCGCAGCTTTTATCTGGATGGCCAGACGATTATTCTGGAGGATTACCTCCAGGTCCGCCCCGAGAACAAACAACGTCTGGAGCAGCATATCCGGGCTGGACGGATTCTGATTGGCCCTTGGTACATTCTGCAGGATGCTTTTCTTACGAGCGGTGAGGCTAATGTGCGCAATATGCAGATCGGCCATCAGGATGCTCTGAAATACGGCGAGCCGTCCAAAATCGGCTACTTCCCCGATACCTTCGGCCTCGTCGGCCAGACGCCGCAGCTTATGCTCCAATCCGGCATCCGCAATGCCTTCTTCGGCAGAGGCGTGAAGCCTACCGGCTTTAATAATACCGTATCGGACGGCGGCTACGAGTCTTCGTTCTCCGAGCTGATCTGGGAAGGGCCGGACGGCTCCCGTATTCTTGGTATTCTCTTCGCCAACTGGTATTCCAACGGCAACGAAGTTCCGGTGGACGAAGCTGCTGCGCGGGAGTTTTGGGACCGGAAGCTTGCAGATGCAGAGAAGTATGCATCCACAGGCGAGCTGCTGTTCATGAACGGGTGTGACCATCAGCCGCTGCAGCTCGATTTGCCGGAGGCGATTGCCACTGCGCAGGCGCTTTATCCGGGTGTGGAGTTCGTTCATTCGAACTTCCCGGATTACCTGGATGCGCTGAATGCTGAACTGGAAAAGGGAGGGGAGTCCGGCACACTGGAGCTGTCCTCCGTTACAGGCGAGCTGCGGAGCCAGCGGACCGACGGCTGGGGCACGCTTGTCAATACGGCTTCGGCCCGTGTGTATTTGAAGCAGATGAACCAGAAGGGCCAGGCCCTGCTTGAAAAAGCAGCCGAGCCGCTGGCGTCCATCGCGGGGCTTGCCGGCAAAGACTATCCGCATCATCTGTTTACCTACGCCTGGAAGACGCTGATGCAGAACCATCCGCATGACAGCATCTGCGGCTGCAGTGTGGACGAGGTGCACCGCGAGATGGTGACCCGTTTTGATAAAAGCCGCCACATAGCAGAAAGCATCATTGAAGACAGCGCCAGATTTATCGCCGGGGCTGTTGATACCTCTGTTTTTGCGGGCGCTGCGGAAGCTGTTCCTTTTGTGGTGATGAACACTACAGGCTGGAGCCGCACGGGCACTGTCAGCATTGAACTCGATGCCGCCCGCTTGTACCTGCGTGAAGGCTACGGCCTGGAAGAGACCTCCCGCAGAATGCAGGAATTCGATCTCTCCGGCCGGGTATTGCTGGATGACAGCGGTAAGGCACTTGCCTGCACCGTGGAGGATCTGGGTCTAGAATTCGGCTACGATCTGCCGGACGACAAGTTCCGCCAGCCTTTCATGTGCCGCAGAGTCAAGCTTACCTTTGAAGCGGCTGAAGTTCCGGCGCTTGGACTTCGCGCCTATGCCTGGACCACACAGCAAGCGGCAGCAGCTCCGGCTGCGCCTTCGCTCGTGAGCGGCGGGCATGTGCTGGAAAATGCAGCAGTCCGTGTTGAAGTCGCCGCAGACGGCTCCTTCAGCCTGCATCACAAGCAAAGCGGAGCGGTCTACCGTGATCTTGGCATCTATGAGAATACCGGGGACATCGGCAACGAATATATGTACAGACAGCCGGATGGCGAGCTTCCTTTGACAACCAAAGGCCTGGATGCAGCGGTTGCTGTCCTGGAAGATACCCCTTTTCGTGCAGCTATTGAGATTACACATGCCTGGGAGATTCCCGCTTCAGCAGACGCCAGATTGAACGAAGAACAGCGGGCGCTGGTCTATTATCCGGAGCGCAAGGCACAGCGCAGCACCGGGACGGTGATTTTGCAGCTTCGCACGGTGATTTCGCTGGAACGTGAAGGCAAAGGGCTGCATATTGAATCCACCATCAACAATACCGCGAAGGATCACCGTGTGCGTATGCTGTTCCCTACGGATTTGCAGACTGCGGTGCATCACGCCGATTCCATGTTCGAAATTGCCAAGCGGGACAACGAGCCAGCGGCAGAATGGCAGAATCCGAGCAATACACAGCATCAGCAGTCTTTTGTGGATGTGAGCACTGCTGAGGCTGGCCTGACTGTAGCCAATCTCGGCCTGAATGAATATGAGGTGCTGCGTGACGGACGTAATACAATTGCTGTTACCCTGCTTCGCAGCGTAGGCGAACTGGGCGACTGGGGCTGGTTCCCGACACCAGAGGCACAATGCCTCGGCGAGCATACCGTACAGCTAATGCTGATTCCGCATACTGGAGACGGTATTACTTCAGGTGCATATGCTCAGGCGTACCAATTTCAGGCTCCGTGGACTACTTTCCAGACGGATATCCACTCCGGCACCATTACTTCGGGTTATTCACCACTGAGCTGGAAAGGCACAGAAGCCGCATTTTCTTCTATGAAAATGAATGCGACCACCGGAGACCTCCTACTGCGCTGGTATAACATGAGCGGCTCACAGGCACAGCTGGATGTACAACTGGGGCTGCCTCATGAACATCTGTACCGCACAGGCATTCTGGAAGAAAGTACGGCTCCATTGCCGGATTCGGGTGATGCCCGGCATCTGCTGGAGCTTGGACCTTGCGAGATTGCTACGTTCGGGATTCATTTAGGAGCTTAA